CTACATGAGCCATATCGAGCTGAAAAACAGCATGATGAGCCACCAGAACTACCGCAATTACACAACTTTTATGGAAGCAGAACTGGCGTTGCTGCAGGACATGGGGTATCAGATTGACCGACGTAACTTTTTCGGTTTTTCGCTATATGGCAATGGGCAAACTCTCATTAACCATAATGGCTATTTTCTGCGTAATCAGCAGGGGGATGGCTATCTGGCAGGGCAATATAACACCGCAACGTTGGGGGTTGGCCTGCACGTGTATGGCAGCAATAACCATATCTTTCAGCAAGCGGATCTGTTGACACAAGGAGCTGGCGGCGCGGGTGTCCGCGTTGATGGGCAAAATAACACCCTGAGCATCGAACCTGGAACACGGGTTTACGCCGATGGGGTGAATGGCCGTGGGGTGATGTTTGCCTACGGTAAACAGCATAACCTTATTCAACGTGGCGATATTCAGGCGTTAGGAGCTAATGGCGTCGCTATCAGCTTTGATTTTGGCAATAATCTCCTGGGGAACGAAGTGGACTATCGTGGATCCTGGCTCCATATCGTCGACGGGTATAACGAAGCATTATTACCCGAGTTGCAGGGATCCCTGGTAGATAATGCCGACATTAGCGGACGGGTTGCCGGTAAAGGCGCGGCGATTTATATTTCGCCAAATGCGCTGGTCGGTAATATAAATATATTAAATGGCGCCCGGCTGGAAGGTGATATTTACTCGGACTACGCCCAGCGGGATGCCTACGGCCAACCGCGGTTGACGCAGCTTACCTTCGGTCGGAAGGCCAATACGCATGGGCAGGCGACGGATGGTGCTGATTCTGATTTCAGCTTTACTTACCGTGGAAACATTGAAGGTATCAATAATCTAGCACTGAACGCGCACGGAGGGAAAACCTCGCTTAATGGCGACTTTCAGATTTACAGCATGACTATTTCACCGGGTGCCATACTATCCGGCAACGGCAGCTACACCCTGAACGAGGAAGGACGCTTTTTAAATAACGGGGTCCTCGCGCCGGGCAATTCACTTGGGCAAATCAATATAACAGGCGCTTATCAACAGGGGGATACCGGACAGTTGCTGTTGGAAGTCGACGGTCGCGGTAGGCATGATACGCTGCGAGTGGACGGTCACGCACAATTCAACGGTCAACTGACGTTTGCGCCGCAGCCGGACTGGTATGCGGCAAACTGGCGACTGGATTCGCAAGATTTGCTAAAAGCAGATTCGTACAGCGGCGAATTCAGTACGGTGAACAGCTTGCTCCGCTCACCCACGCTGGCGCTGCAGACAACGCCTCAGGGAGAGAATAGCTGGCAGCTCTCGATGCTGCGCGCTTCCAACGCGTACAGCCGGTATGCGCAGGACGATAATGCGCGGCAGGTGGGGCAGGCGCTGGATAAAATTGTGGCGGAAGCCAATTCGGATATACAACCGTTGTACCGTACTCTGGATTTCTCGGCCACTGATGGCGGGAGTATCAGCGATGCCTTGCAGCAACTTTCTGCGGAAGCTTATAGCGCCATGTTCGCGAGTTCCCTTCACCGTGAACAGCAGATAACGCGGATCATCGGCGGGCTTAATCCTGTCGTTACGCGGAAACAATTGGCGGAAGGCGAATGGCGCAGCTTTGCCATACCCTTTGGCGGCGGCTTCTGGCAGCAGCGTCAGGGTGGTAGTGTAGGGTACGACGCCAGCAGTTATGGCATGGTGTTTGGCGCCGAAAAACAAAACGATCGGGATCGCAACTGGATTTATGGCTTTCATGGTGCGGTCAGCGGCCAATCGGTGACGGTTAAATCACCAGAAACCGCGAATGGGAAAACCACTGCTTTCGATCTGGGTATTCATGCTCGTTACGGCGTTGAGAGGTCCGAAGGGATGTATTTATTCGGCAATGGCCGATTCGGCATTGAAGACAGCTGGCTGGATAGAAACATTCATGTAGAAACTTACAGAGCAAGCCACCATGCCACCTGGACTGGATGGTCAGGCTCTATTACGGCCGGCGGGGGCTATCGTTGGGCGCTGAATGATAATGTGAACGCCGGACCGGTAACTTCATTAAATTACACCACATTACATCGCCCTGGCGTGAAAGAAAGCGGTAATGACGGCAGCCGGCTGGTGCTAGGTTCGGAGACCTTCGATACTCTGCGATCGAGTATCGGGGTGAATGGTAACTGGAATTTGCCGCTCGCTTCAGGGGCGTCGATTGCAGCTGAGTTGCAGCTTACCTGGGATCATGAACTGCTGGATGGCAATATAGTGCAACAAGCCTCTTTCGCCAACTATCGCAGCACAGGGTTTAGTTCCAGGAATCAGGTGACTGGCCGTGACACACTGGGGGTTAAGGCTGGAATGAGCTATAAAATCAACACTGATGTCGAGTTGGGCATCGGGATTGAAAGCGAATTGTTTCGTTCTGGCTATGATTCGATCGCAGGTAATCTTTCAGCCACCTGGCGTTTCTGATATCTGAAGATGAGAAATAATACGGCTGGCCGTAATAAATCCACGGCGTCCCCGGCTTTGCCGGGGAATTCCATACGAACCTGGACAAGGTAACGTTCACGGAATTTAACTATTCAGGGTGGTCTCTTTTCAGAATAAAGTTTCTTTCTATTTTGTAGAATGTTTTCGACAGCGCTCAAGTAGCTGATGGGGGTAATTGCCGCAGGAGTGCGACAATCTGCGGGTCCAGCGGCAGGCAACAGAAATTTGTCATGATTTGCATTTCTGCTGCAGAGTTGATTGCTGTCAGGTAGCTTTTTCTAAATTCTGTTGGCGTCATGCGGCAATACTTGTTGAAAGCAAAAATCAGCTGTTTATGACCGCTGAAACCGCAGGTGTAGCTGATGTCGGTGATCGGGATATTGGTGTCTTTCAGCAACAGTTTGGCCTTATTAATCCTGACCATGGTCAGATATTCTTTAAAATTGTAGCCGCTGATCTTTTTGAACGTGCGTGAGAAATGGTGGTAACTGACACCGGCGTTATCGGCAACGGTGGACAAATTCAGCTCGTCGTCAAAATGCTGATTGATAAATTCGATGCCGTATTTAACTAGCTGTTGGTCTTTTTTTTTTGAACGTCATCTGTTGCCGATCGGCCTGTTTTTCTCTTGCCGCCGCCAGTGAGCTCAACAGTTGATACACCAGAGCAATACGGGTAAACGAAGATTGGGCGTGAACCAGATGTTCAAGCAAAGCGAGCACGCAGCTGCGAATCTGTTGGTCTTCGCCAGGCTCCTGCTGATGAAATAGGGCGTAATCCAGCTGAGGGGCCGGATGGAGTTCATCAAACAGATTTGGAGCGAACTGGATCGTCAGCAGTTGGCTATTTGGCGCGCGAGCCTCTAACGAGTGGATTTCATCCGGATTGATATAGAGCATGCTGCCTGCCGCTGCGAGCGAAGTGGCGTGACCCAGAGTCACGGAGAATTCTCCCGACAGAATGCAGATAAGCTCAGGCGCCGAGTGCCAGTGCGGTTCACAGTAGTAAACCTCCGCGGCGAACACGTTCAGCTTCTCGGCATCAAATGAGATCAGCTCATAACCGCTACCTTCATGGATTGCTGCGACCGCTTGCTGTTGCGATTTTAGCCTTGGCCGCTGTGTGACAGAAAAAGGAAACATCGGCTTAATCCCCGTGAGTTAACAACGTAAATGCGTAATGATTCCCTCTCCCCAAGGGAGAGGGAATGGGCGGGCTTTAACCCTCTGCCTTACTGCCCTGCAAGGCGGACGCCAACTCCTGCCGAGTAATATCAATGGCCAGGAACTCTGTCAGGGCAATAAACAGGCCGCAGAACAGATCGGGGGCAACCGCAATCAGTTTTTCCCTCACAAGCGATTCCGGCAGGTTGTTTTTGCTAACCAACAACTTGACCACCCGATCAAAAGCCGGCGGATTGTTGAGCAACTGCTGCAATGAGTTATCCGTTCTTAACGACAGATAAAAGGGTTGCGCCAGTACGTTGACCGTCGTACTAATCGCAATATCCCGTGAAGAACGAGCCGCGTGCAACTGATATTCACCCGCATTCACTACCCAGTCGGCCATACCAGGATGGAAACAGGCAAAATCTTGCCAGTTGAGCACCATGCTCACGGTCTTGGTTTCACCCGGTTCAAGATGAACTTTGGCAAAGGCTTTCAAGGCCCGCTCTTCACGCAACAGTTCCCCTGATGGTGCGGAAAGATAGAGTTGCACCACCTCTTTACCCGCTACTTTACCGCTATTGGTTACCTCTACGTTGACGGTCAGCGACTGACCTTCCTCAAGCTGTGCCGCCGAGGTTGTCAGATTGGCGTAGCTGAATGTGGTATAGCTTAGGCCGAAACCAAACGGGAATTGCGGCACCAGTTTACGACGATCGTAATAGCGATACCCCACAAACAGTCCTTCACTGTAATGATGGCGTAGGTCTTCACCTGGATAACTGAGCCAGGCTGGCGTCTCTTCCAGCGTATTGGGCACAGTCACGGTCAATTTGCCACAAGGGTTGGCCCGGCCAAATATAATATCGGCCACGGCCCGGCCCATACCTTGTCCGGCAAAGAAAGTTTCCAGCACGGCCTTGCAATCGGACAGCCAGGGCATTACCACGGCATCGCTGTTGGCAAGTACGACCACCAAATTGGGCTGTTGTCTGGCGACGGCTCGGATCAGCGCCTCATGGCTAGGCAGGATATTCAAATCCTTGCGATCCCCATTTTCACCGTCTTCACCAATGGCGGTACTGACGAAAACCACGGCAACATCGGCATTTTTCGCGGTATCAACGGCCAGCGCCAACGCTTGTTCATCAATAACGTTATCTTCAGGGGTACCGATGGCATAGTCGATATTGAAATCGCTGCCTGCCACGTCAAAAATCTCATCAAGAGGCCGATCGAGCATGTAAGGTACGGTAGTGGCACAGCCAGAGCCTTGGATCACCGGTTCTTGCGCCGGTTTACCCAACACGGCGACGGTGCGCTGTTT
The nucleotide sequence above comes from Serratia rhizosphaerae. Encoded proteins:
- a CDS encoding autotransporter outer membrane beta-barrel domain-containing protein — protein: MKSFFMTAALTGLLASNNLYAGESYLVYNPQNIAVFQVRFFNVGDGPFMPNWPIDSESTWDLGQQQKEKILDAMRYWAEVITPRPGQLPAIINIGTFDVNNAAGSSDSVSNGVISLTQLQGALNGIDTGELTFGSHAQFIMGKLDFDDVPYVPAQLPRTGKTDLVSVAVHELAHGLGISNMVTDLQGSGTFTPTFYTEPFGSWTSHLRDDRGNPARPGQVILCNGCNNPWDQQGFDVRLDKGYFTGRHVDEVLAGAMPGVPVKMLGDDGSVDDNYMSHIELKNSMMSHQNYRNYTTFMEAELALLQDMGYQIDRRNFFGFSLYGNGQTLINHNGYFLRNQQGDGYLAGQYNTATLGVGLHVYGSNNHIFQQADLLTQGAGGAGVRVDGQNNTLSIEPGTRVYADGVNGRGVMFAYGKQHNLIQRGDIQALGANGVAISFDFGNNLLGNEVDYRGSWLHIVDGYNEALLPELQGSLVDNADISGRVAGKGAAIYISPNALVGNINILNGARLEGDIYSDYAQRDAYGQPRLTQLTFGRKANTHGQATDGADSDFSFTYRGNIEGINNLALNAHGGKTSLNGDFQIYSMTISPGAILSGNGSYTLNEEGRFLNNGVLAPGNSLGQINITGAYQQGDTGQLLLEVDGRGRHDTLRVDGHAQFNGQLTFAPQPDWYAANWRLDSQDLLKADSYSGEFSTVNSLLRSPTLALQTTPQGENSWQLSMLRASNAYSRYAQDDNARQVGQALDKIVAEANSDIQPLYRTLDFSATDGGSISDALQQLSAEAYSAMFASSLHREQQITRIIGGLNPVVTRKQLAEGEWRSFAIPFGGGFWQQRQGGSVGYDASSYGMVFGAEKQNDRDRNWIYGFHGAVSGQSVTVKSPETANGKTTAFDLGIHARYGVERSEGMYLFGNGRFGIEDSWLDRNIHVETYRASHHATWTGWSGSITAGGGYRWALNDNVNAGPVTSLNYTTLHRPGVKESGNDGSRLVLGSETFDTLRSSIGVNGNWNLPLASGASIAAELQLTWDHELLDGNIVQQASFANYRSTGFSSRNQVTGRDTLGVKAGMSYKINTDVELGIGIESELFRSGYDSIAGNLSATWRF
- a CDS encoding helix-turn-helix transcriptional regulator, producing the protein MSTVADNAGVSYHHFSRTFKKISGYNFKEYLTMVRINKAKLLLKDTNIPITDISYTCGFSGHKQLIFAFNKYCRMTPTEFRKSYLTAINSAAEMQIMTNFCCLPLDPQIVALLRQLPPSAT
- a CDS encoding AraC family ligand binding domain-containing protein produces the protein MFPFSVTQRPRLKSQQQAVAAIHEGSGYELISFDAEKLNVFAAEVYYCEPHWHSAPELICILSGEFSVTLGHATSLAAAGSMLYINPDEIHSLEARAPNSQLLTIQFAPNLFDELHPAPQLDYALFHQQEPGEDQQIRSCVLALLEHLVHAQSSFTRIALVYQLLSSLAAAREKQADRQQMTFKKKRPTAS
- a CDS encoding beta-glucosidase family protein, yielding MKREFQAIIAAMTAEEKVALLSGSGLWRTARLLQHGIEDIVMTDGTYGVRYSTSQIEQGENWNITDFLAVIGQSAGDVEQEEQKGGSEALFSKSKPATCFPNGSTLACSWDSDLVYKMGEALAKECQEMGVGILLGPGINIRRTPLAGRGYEYYSEDPVVSGDIAAALINGLQDGGVGASLKHFAANNSEFRRTEMDSVIEKRALREIYLSGFKRAIDKSNPWTVMSSYNRLNGVQTSQDPWLLTEVLRNEWQYDGLVMSDWYGIKDRPTSLLAGNDLAMPETQRDKQELLQAIEQGEIPAEVLDTACLRMLTLIDKVQQHRKPGTQADYQRHHQLAQQLAAESLVLLKNEDNILPLQPNKQRTVAVLGKPAQEPVIQGSGCATTVPYMLDRPLDEIFDVAGSDFNIDYAIGTPEDNVIDEQALALAVDTAKNADVAVVFVSTAIGEDGENGDRKDLNILPSHEALIRAVARQQPNLVVVLANSDAVVMPWLSDCKAVLETFFAGQGMGRAVADIIFGRANPCGKLTVTVPNTLEETPAWLSYPGEDLRHHYSEGLFVGYRYYDRRKLVPQFPFGFGLSYTTFSYANLTTSAAQLEEGQSLTVNVEVTNSGKVAGKEVVQLYLSAPSGELLREERALKAFAKVHLEPGETKTVSMVLNWQDFACFHPGMADWVVNAGEYQLHAARSSRDIAISTTVNVLAQPFYLSLRTDNSLQQLLNNPPAFDRVVKLLVSKNNLPESLVREKLIAVAPDLFCGLFIALTEFLAIDITRQELASALQGSKAEG